One Pseudomonas lalucatii genomic window carries:
- the speE gene encoding polyamine aminopropyltransferase, translating to MSDYQETLYDGYGQRFRMDRLLHEVRTEHQHLVIFENARMGRVMALDGVIQTTEADEFIYHEMLTHVPILAHGLAKRVLIIGGGDGGMLREVCRHDSVEHITMVEIDGTVVDMCKEFLPNHSSGAFEDPRLNLVIDDGMRFVATCQDKFDVIISDSTDPIGPGEVLFSENFYQACRRCLNDGGILVTQNGTPFMQLAEVQTTAGRMRGLFADWHFYMAAVPTYIGGSMTFAWGSTDAAYRKLSLEVLRQRFAGSGIVTRYYNPEIHLGAFALPQYVLHAINKPSND from the coding sequence ATGAGCGATTACCAAGAGACCCTCTACGACGGCTACGGTCAGCGTTTTCGCATGGACCGGCTGCTGCACGAGGTGCGCACCGAGCACCAGCACCTGGTGATCTTCGAGAACGCCCGCATGGGCCGGGTCATGGCCCTGGACGGGGTGATCCAGACCACCGAGGCCGACGAGTTCATCTACCACGAGATGCTCACCCACGTGCCGATCCTCGCCCACGGCCTGGCCAAGCGCGTGCTGATCATCGGCGGCGGCGACGGCGGCATGCTGCGCGAGGTGTGCAGGCACGACAGCGTCGAGCACATCACCATGGTCGAGATCGACGGCACCGTGGTGGACATGTGCAAGGAGTTCCTGCCCAACCACTCCAGCGGCGCCTTCGAGGACCCGCGGCTGAACCTGGTGATCGACGACGGCATGCGCTTCGTCGCCACCTGCCAGGACAAGTTCGACGTGATTATCTCCGACTCCACCGACCCGATCGGCCCGGGCGAGGTGCTGTTCTCCGAGAACTTCTACCAGGCCTGCCGCCGCTGCCTGAACGACGGCGGCATCCTGGTCACCCAGAACGGCACGCCGTTCATGCAGCTGGCCGAGGTGCAGACCACCGCCGGGCGCATGCGCGGGCTGTTCGCCGACTGGCACTTCTACATGGCGGCGGTGCCGACCTACATCGGCGGCAGCATGACCTTCGCCTGGGGCAGCACCGACGCCGCCTACCGCAAGCTGTCGCTGGAGGTCCTGCGCCAGCGCTTCGCCGGCAGCGGCATCGTCACCCGCTACTACAACCCGGAGATCCACCTCGGCGCCTTCGCCCTGCCGCAGTACGTATTGCACGCGATCAACAAGCCGAGCAACGACTGA